The Streptomyces spororaveus genome includes a region encoding these proteins:
- a CDS encoding galactokinase → MTGAEPAAPVTADRAGGDLARRATADPLFRLVAYALEAAHGRQPAAVWSAPYAFHLGSPGLVAAAGWPTAAAAAPRTDGLVRLSSLGHPADGCDLPLALSGPPPEAPAWAARPYAVLRALARAGYGAGGTDLHVQGSLTGAAGLATAEPAECAVALAVADVHTGAGEPPDRERLARLLAAALPDGDDGLRRAVLFARSGRALLLSPEPRRCRRYVAFDPAASGARLVLVAVRGEAADRPRELARAVACARRAGALSAWPPGRGREPERSALVLLPQARLAAVRAAVAEDFRDRGRPVPRFLNIAVAGAARREE, encoded by the coding sequence GTGACGGGCGCGGAACCCGCCGCCCCCGTCACCGCCGACCGCGCCGGAGGCGACCTGGCCCGGCGGGCGACGGCCGATCCGCTGTTCCGGCTGGTCGCCTACGCCCTGGAGGCCGCGCACGGGCGGCAGCCGGCCGCCGTGTGGAGCGCCCCGTACGCCTTCCACCTGGGCTCCCCCGGGCTGGTCGCGGCGGCCGGCTGGCCCACGGCGGCGGCCGCGGCCCCGCGCACCGACGGCCTGGTACGGCTCAGCTCCCTGGGCCATCCCGCGGACGGCTGCGATCTGCCGCTGGCCCTGTCCGGGCCCCCGCCCGAGGCCCCCGCCTGGGCGGCCCGGCCGTACGCGGTGCTGCGGGCGCTGGCCCGGGCCGGGTACGGCGCCGGCGGGACCGACCTGCACGTCCAGGGCTCGCTCACGGGGGCCGCCGGGCTGGCCACGGCGGAGCCCGCGGAGTGCGCGGTGGCGCTGGCGGTGGCCGACGTGCACACGGGGGCGGGTGAGCCGCCGGACCGCGAGCGGCTGGCCCGGCTGCTGGCCGCCGCGCTGCCGGACGGGGACGACGGACTGCGCCGGGCGGTGCTGTTCGCCCGGTCCGGCAGGGCCCTGCTGCTGAGCCCGGAGCCCCGGCGGTGCCGGCGCTACGTCGCCTTCGACCCCGCGGCGTCGGGAGCGCGGCTGGTGCTGGTCGCCGTACGCGGGGAGGCCGCGGACCGGCCGCGGGAGCTGGCGCGGGCCGTGGCCTGCGCCCGCCGGGCCGGTGCGCTGAGCGCCTGGCCGCCCGGGCGGGGGCGGGAGCCGGAACGGAGCGCGCTGGTGCTGCTGCCCCAGGCGCGGCTGGCGGCGGTGCGGGCCGCGGTGGCGGAGGACTTCCGCGACCGGGGGCGGCCCGTACCGCGGTTCCTGAACATCGCCGTGGCCGGTGCGGCCCGGCGCGAGGAATGA
- a CDS encoding alpha/beta fold hydrolase — MAFVRAGSLRFHVQRLPATAGAAAPDRPVVVFLHGLVVDNLSSFYCPLALPVARSGHEVVLYDLRGHGRTERPGSGYDSRTAVRDLFALLGALGLGRRPVHLVGNSYGGTLALHAALARPDLVTGLTLLEPPLGGAWVENMVDTLSAAALSLEDSAVPTELLTLRLRKAAHLTAIADALLNRTTLIDDIAASRVFAPADYARLRCPVLVVCGEHSELLAGGRDVARHAPHGALRVLPDLGHDVLKESSGVLREAVLAHLDATAGTATAARWPRRGALVP, encoded by the coding sequence ATGGCCTTCGTCCGCGCGGGCTCCCTGCGCTTCCACGTCCAGCGGCTCCCGGCCACCGCCGGCGCCGCCGCCCCCGACCGGCCCGTCGTGGTGTTCCTGCACGGGCTGGTCGTCGACAACCTCTCCTCCTTCTACTGCCCGCTGGCCCTGCCCGTGGCCCGGTCCGGTCACGAGGTGGTCCTCTACGACCTGCGCGGCCACGGCCGTACCGAGCGTCCGGGGTCCGGCTATGACAGCCGCACCGCCGTACGGGACCTCTTCGCCCTGCTCGGCGCGCTCGGTCTCGGGCGGCGCCCGGTCCACCTGGTCGGCAACAGCTACGGCGGGACCCTCGCCCTGCACGCCGCCCTGGCCCGGCCCGACCTGGTCACCGGGCTCACCCTCCTCGAACCGCCGCTCGGAGGCGCCTGGGTGGAGAACATGGTGGACACCCTGTCGGCCGCCGCGCTGAGCCTGGAGGACAGCGCGGTCCCCACCGAGCTGCTCACCCTGCGGCTGCGCAAGGCGGCCCATCTGACGGCCATCGCCGACGCCCTCCTCAACCGCACCACGCTCATCGACGACATCGCGGCGAGCCGCGTCTTCGCTCCGGCGGACTACGCCCGGCTGCGCTGCCCGGTGCTGGTCGTCTGCGGCGAGCACTCCGAACTGCTGGCGGGCGGGCGGGACGTGGCGAGGCACGCCCCGCACGGTGCGCTGCGGGTCCTGCCGGATCTGGGGCACGACGTCCTGAAGGAGAGCAGCGGGGTCCTGCGGGAGGCCGTGCTCGCCCACCTCGACGCCACGGCCGGTACGGCGACGGCGGCGCGGTGGCCGCGGAGGGGAGCGCTGGTCCCGTGA
- a CDS encoding glycosyltransferase — MLFTVPPLAGHVNPTVAVGAELAARGHEIAWTGPASALARLLPAQARILPAGEELGSGGYAALHESWRDLRGVGALRFLWEEALVPLARAMVPGVARAVRAFGPDVMVADQQALAGPLVARRLGVPWVTSASTSAELTGPFADFPKVGEWVAGQISGLLAEFGAGRDQVRDPGSGAGWDPRFSERLVLVFSTPELVGAAADFPPHYAFVGPAFGARPAAPGFPWQRLDPARRRVLVSLGTLNQAAGARFYGAVLGAAERLAEQVQFVLAAPAALIGAVPDHVLLQESVPQLELLPHLDAVVCHAGHNTVCEALAHGLPLVVAPIRDDQPIVARQVALAGAGVRVRFGRTRAEELRDALTAVLDDPGPRRAARRIQASFAAAGGAAAAADRLEKLP; from the coding sequence GTGCTGTTCACCGTGCCGCCGCTGGCGGGGCACGTCAATCCGACCGTGGCCGTCGGGGCCGAACTGGCCGCCCGGGGGCACGAGATCGCCTGGACGGGTCCGGCCTCGGCGCTGGCCCGGCTGCTGCCCGCGCAGGCCCGGATCCTGCCCGCCGGGGAGGAGCTGGGCTCCGGCGGGTACGCGGCGCTGCACGAGAGCTGGCGCGATCTGCGCGGGGTCGGCGCGCTGCGGTTCCTGTGGGAGGAGGCGCTGGTGCCGCTGGCCCGGGCGATGGTGCCCGGGGTGGCCCGGGCCGTCCGTGCCTTCGGGCCGGATGTGATGGTCGCCGACCAGCAGGCCCTGGCCGGGCCGCTGGTCGCCCGGCGGCTCGGTGTCCCGTGGGTGACGTCGGCCAGTACCTCGGCCGAGCTGACCGGGCCCTTCGCGGACTTCCCGAAGGTCGGGGAGTGGGTGGCCGGGCAGATCTCGGGCCTGCTCGCGGAGTTCGGCGCGGGGCGGGACCAGGTGCGGGATCCGGGGAGCGGGGCGGGCTGGGACCCGCGGTTCTCGGAGCGGCTGGTGCTGGTCTTCTCCACTCCCGAACTCGTCGGCGCGGCTGCGGACTTCCCGCCCCACTACGCCTTCGTGGGACCTGCCTTCGGGGCCCGTCCGGCGGCGCCCGGATTCCCCTGGCAGCGGCTGGACCCGGCGCGGCGGCGGGTGCTGGTGTCCCTGGGCACCCTCAACCAGGCGGCCGGGGCCCGGTTCTACGGCGCGGTGCTGGGCGCCGCCGAGCGGCTCGCCGAGCAGGTCCAGTTCGTCCTGGCGGCGCCCGCCGCCCTGATCGGGGCCGTACCGGACCACGTCCTGCTCCAGGAGAGCGTCCCGCAACTGGAGCTGCTGCCGCACCTGGACGCGGTGGTCTGCCACGCGGGCCACAACACCGTCTGCGAGGCCCTCGCGCACGGGCTGCCGCTGGTCGTCGCCCCGATCCGGGACGACCAGCCGATCGTGGCCCGGCAGGTGGCCCTGGCCGGGGCCGGTGTCCGGGTGCGGTTCGGGCGGACCCGGGCCGAGGAACTGCGTGACGCGCTCACCGCCGTGCTGGACGACCCCGGCCCCCGCCGGGCCGCCCGGCGGATCCAGGCCTCATTCGCCGCGGCGGGCGGAGCCGCCGCCGCGGCCGACCGGTTGGAGAAACTGCCATGA
- a CDS encoding acyl carrier protein, which yields MAIDILAEITGMLVEIVGDEYLLAEEVTMKTTFNEDLALESIEFVALAELLHHRYGAGVDLMGFLAEKDMDAILAMSVGELVTHIGRITHTSLARAAAGSSPASAG from the coding sequence ATGGCAATTGACATCCTCGCCGAGATCACCGGCATGCTCGTGGAGATCGTCGGCGACGAGTACCTGCTCGCGGAGGAGGTCACGATGAAGACGACCTTCAACGAGGATCTCGCCCTGGAGAGCATCGAGTTCGTCGCCCTCGCCGAGCTGCTCCACCATCGCTACGGCGCCGGCGTGGACCTGATGGGCTTCCTCGCCGAGAAGGACATGGACGCCATCCTGGCCATGTCGGTCGGGGAGCTCGTCACCCACATCGGCCGGATCACCCACACTTCCCTGGCGCGGGCCGCGGCGGGGTCCTCCCCCGCTTCGGCCGGCTGA
- a CDS encoding class I SAM-dependent methyltransferase has protein sequence MTPPPLSRVPWTSVLLLAALGAGTVRARRRLRAIPVLPQIPPPAAGVPRAAGWRLLTARGVEPDAATLLAACAYAEGEGLRVLDLLPADLPAERALGLLRLVDPARYRQDRLAAGRGAGFAVLATEEVLARAGVDPGERRPDPAELLALTRRLKEYAADATGLAIAPGLRCGGVGEPGGPARAAELRAQGLPPGALAAAQLGGLALLAGVAVRQGRWGAAAAGLYWLQPSLVLGGLRSPLRPAGLGRATAARPARSLAAGLRTAAAAGRDTPSDGAVDAARAAAYREDLAAGTDRFLEPRRADCPWCGSDRLTVRVRVPDLLQGKPGRFTLERCGECRHVFQNPRLSLEGLEFYYRDFYDGRGGEGTGVVFGTQGAAYRGRAEMLLPHADPASWLDVGTGHGHFCNAAREVWPRTRFDGLDMGDGVREAERRGWVESGYLGQFPEFASKLAGQYEVVSMYHYLEHTREPLAELDAAAAVLAPGGFLAIELPDPESRMARFIGPLWLPWFQPQHQHLMPAANLREALADRGFTVVAEEHGPAHQGNDFFGAVALAATRLSPDPDRPWGPGPTPRARLLAHAVRVVALPCFAAAVALDTVRSAAARRTDGGNAYRMLARKDVP, from the coding sequence ATGACGCCTCCCCCGCTCTCCCGGGTCCCCTGGACCTCCGTCCTGTTACTGGCCGCCCTCGGCGCGGGCACCGTACGCGCCAGGCGCCGGCTGCGGGCGATCCCGGTGCTGCCGCAGATCCCGCCCCCGGCGGCCGGGGTGCCGCGCGCCGCCGGATGGCGGCTGCTCACGGCCCGCGGGGTCGAGCCGGACGCGGCCACCCTCCTCGCCGCGTGCGCGTACGCCGAAGGGGAGGGCCTGCGGGTGCTGGACCTGCTGCCCGCGGACCTGCCGGCCGAGCGGGCGCTGGGGCTGCTGCGCCTGGTCGACCCGGCCCGGTACCGGCAGGACCGGCTCGCCGCGGGCCGCGGGGCCGGGTTCGCCGTGCTCGCCACCGAGGAGGTGCTGGCCCGGGCCGGGGTGGATCCGGGCGAGCGGCGCCCGGATCCGGCGGAACTCCTGGCACTGACGCGCCGGTTGAAGGAGTACGCCGCCGATGCCACGGGGCTGGCGATCGCCCCCGGCCTCCGCTGTGGCGGGGTCGGGGAGCCCGGGGGGCCGGCGCGGGCCGCCGAGCTGCGGGCCCAGGGGCTGCCGCCGGGGGCGCTGGCCGCCGCGCAGCTCGGCGGGCTGGCGCTGCTGGCGGGGGTCGCCGTGCGCCAGGGCCGGTGGGGCGCCGCGGCGGCCGGGCTGTACTGGCTCCAGCCGTCCCTGGTCCTCGGCGGTCTGCGCTCCCCGCTGCGGCCGGCCGGCCTGGGCCGGGCCACGGCGGCCCGGCCGGCGCGCTCCCTCGCCGCGGGCCTGCGTACGGCCGCGGCGGCCGGCCGGGACACGCCGTCGGACGGCGCGGTGGACGCCGCGCGGGCCGCCGCGTACCGGGAGGACCTGGCGGCGGGCACCGACCGGTTCCTCGAACCGCGCCGGGCGGACTGCCCGTGGTGCGGCTCCGACCGGCTCACCGTCCGGGTCCGGGTGCCCGACCTGCTCCAGGGCAAGCCGGGCCGGTTCACGCTGGAGCGGTGCGGGGAGTGCCGGCACGTCTTCCAGAATCCCCGGCTGAGCCTGGAGGGGCTGGAGTTCTACTACCGGGACTTCTACGACGGGCGTGGCGGCGAGGGCACGGGCGTCGTCTTCGGCACTCAGGGCGCCGCCTACCGGGGGCGCGCCGAGATGCTCCTCCCGCACGCCGACCCGGCGTCCTGGCTCGATGTCGGCACCGGGCACGGCCACTTCTGCAACGCGGCGCGCGAGGTGTGGCCGCGGACCCGGTTCGACGGGCTCGACATGGGCGACGGGGTGCGCGAGGCGGAGCGGCGCGGCTGGGTGGAGAGCGGATACCTGGGCCAGTTCCCGGAGTTCGCCTCGAAGCTGGCGGGCCAGTACGAGGTGGTCAGCATGTACCACTACCTGGAGCACACCCGGGAGCCGCTCGCCGAGCTGGACGCGGCGGCCGCCGTCCTCGCCCCCGGCGGGTTCCTGGCCATCGAGCTGCCCGATCCGGAGTCGCGGATGGCCCGCTTCATCGGGCCGCTGTGGCTGCCCTGGTTCCAGCCCCAGCACCAGCACCTGATGCCCGCCGCCAATCTGCGCGAGGCGCTGGCCGACCGGGGGTTCACGGTGGTCGCGGAGGAGCACGGACCGGCCCACCAGGGCAACGACTTCTTCGGCGCGGTGGCCCTCGCGGCGACGCGGCTGTCCCCGGATCCGGACCGGCCGTGGGGCCCGGGGCCCACGCCGCGCGCCCGGCTGCTCGCCCACGCCGTACGGGTGGTGGCGCTGCCGTGCTTCGCCGCCGCGGTGGCGCTCGACACGGTCCGCTCGGCGGCGGCCCGGCGCACGGACGGCGGGAACGCCTACCGGATGCTGGCCCGCAAGGACGTGCCGTGA
- a CDS encoding type I polyketide synthase → MRDGERSGPRPADAAIVGMGAVFPGAGDLAAYRRNLLAGTDCIGEVPPGRWDPEVYYDPQSATGPVAGDRFYCRRGGFVDGLAAFDPTRFGIMPTAVEGAEPDQMLALHATAEAIADAGGEARLPADRSRIGVVLGRGGFMGVATARLDQRVRTAHQLAQTLRELAPELGEGRVAAVRSAFQEALGPERPDASIGLVPSFTAARTANRLDFRGPAYTLDAACASSLLAVDQAVGLLAAGRCDAVVAGAVHHCHIATLWSVFTQLRALSPSERIRPFDRRADGTLLSEGTGVVLLKRLADAERDGDRVYAVIRGTGVAGDGRAASLMSPLVAGQVQALERAWREAGLDPRAPGALGLLEAHGTGTPVGDAAELDTLARVFGPPEPGGGGGIGFGSVKSMLGHTMQASGMAGLIKAALAVYEGVLPPTLHIEEPHPDLARTRMRPVGAAEPWERGPGPRRAGVNAFGFGGINAHVVLEEAPTASRPAPAPRQAPAPAPAPAPAAAPVSGPGRVAPGRRFLPLGDPAAPVGPAAGADVLLIGADTPAQLSARLAAAAPVSGGDGPVRLAVVGPTPQRLALAAKVVARGRPWRGRGDVWFTPQPLGGRVAFLFPGLEPEFAPVVDDVAARLALAAPRLTRGASLVERALDAIATGRFFARVLPELGIGADVLAGHSLGEWAAMVAAGMYPREAADTFLDSLRPGDLRVPDLVYAALGCGAARARAALHDLDRVVVSHDNCPHQSVICGNPAHVAAAVARLRGDGVLGQELPFRSGFHTPMWEPYLGQVRAAFDRLPLRPAGLPVWSATTCAPFPSGPREVRDLVVRHLLEPVRFRELTLRLYEDEGVRAFVTLGPGSLPGFVEDTLRERPHLSVSTSSPRLPGLAALRRTCAALWAEGHAPRWERLAEVAAVAAPVRSPGRGMPLDLGSPLVRLGEPARAALAGLLGTATATAPDPEPEPAHPAPPGPAGGRPVLLSALDAVLADAGAAARAVTEAWSRAAPEAPAPAPTPAASTPTPAPAAGDHTLRLSLAALPCVRDHCVYLQPDDWPEDSDRFPVVPMTTMLELAADAARRHAPPGLAVIGYEDVRALRWLAVEPAVDVEVTVRGDGPGRMRVGLGEYASVVVLLGERYGDPPAPDGTPLRDPGPAPVSAAALYRDRWMFHGPRFAGVHEVRSVGSDGIHGVLRALPDPGALLDAAGQLFGHWMQLRLPVDRLVFPATVDRIRFYGPPPAPHGLIAATARIRAVQDVTVRGDIELRGPGGAVWARIEGWTYRRFGADERVWPMKFTPEVCGIGEPRPEGWCLARRRWNDPASQELVMRRYLGAAERAAYERLAPRTRAPWLLGRIAAKDALRQLLWDGGAGPVFPAEVPIGNDPAGRPLAESRRTRGFRLSIAHKERVAVALAHPSRPVGIDVEQVTADPDALIRIALGPAELRLAERLAAEGGSGLPAALTALWCAKEAAAKAAGGGLGGRPRDWRVAGDPDSGALLVTSPAGDPYPVRTTPLTDTVPDHVVAWTAHLAAPRPVPVPLPLTEARHGN, encoded by the coding sequence ATGCGTGACGGAGAGCGGAGCGGCCCCCGCCCGGCCGATGCGGCGATCGTCGGGATGGGCGCGGTGTTCCCGGGGGCCGGCGATCTGGCCGCGTACCGGCGCAACCTGCTCGCCGGTACGGACTGCATCGGCGAGGTCCCGCCGGGGCGCTGGGACCCCGAGGTGTACTACGACCCGCAGAGCGCCACCGGACCCGTGGCGGGCGACCGGTTCTACTGCCGGCGCGGCGGTTTCGTCGACGGTCTCGCCGCCTTCGACCCGACCCGGTTCGGGATCATGCCGACGGCCGTGGAGGGAGCCGAGCCGGATCAGATGCTGGCCCTCCACGCGACGGCCGAGGCGATCGCCGACGCGGGCGGCGAGGCCCGGCTGCCCGCCGACCGGTCGCGGATCGGGGTGGTGCTGGGGCGCGGCGGGTTCATGGGGGTGGCCACCGCGCGGCTCGACCAACGGGTGCGTACCGCACACCAGTTGGCGCAGACCCTGCGGGAGCTGGCGCCGGAGCTGGGTGAGGGGCGGGTCGCTGCGGTGCGCTCCGCGTTCCAGGAGGCGCTGGGGCCGGAGCGGCCGGACGCGTCGATCGGGCTGGTGCCGAGCTTCACCGCCGCCCGGACCGCGAACCGGCTGGACTTCCGCGGCCCGGCCTACACCCTGGACGCGGCCTGCGCCTCCTCCCTGCTGGCGGTGGACCAGGCGGTGGGGCTGCTGGCAGCCGGGCGCTGCGACGCGGTGGTCGCGGGGGCGGTCCACCACTGCCACATCGCGACGCTGTGGAGCGTGTTCACCCAGCTCCGGGCGCTCAGCCCGAGCGAGCGGATCCGGCCCTTCGACCGCCGGGCCGACGGAACCCTGCTGTCCGAGGGCACCGGGGTCGTGCTGCTGAAGCGGCTGGCGGACGCGGAACGCGACGGCGACCGCGTGTACGCGGTGATCCGCGGCACGGGCGTGGCCGGGGACGGCCGTGCCGCGAGCCTCATGAGCCCGCTGGTGGCGGGCCAGGTGCAGGCCCTGGAGCGGGCCTGGCGGGAGGCCGGCCTGGATCCCCGGGCGCCGGGCGCGCTGGGGCTGCTGGAGGCGCACGGGACGGGTACCCCGGTCGGTGACGCCGCCGAACTGGACACCCTGGCGCGGGTCTTCGGTCCGCCCGAGCCCGGGGGAGGAGGCGGGATCGGCTTCGGCTCGGTGAAGTCGATGCTCGGACACACCATGCAGGCCTCGGGCATGGCCGGGCTGATCAAGGCCGCGCTCGCCGTGTACGAGGGGGTGCTGCCGCCGACACTGCACATCGAGGAGCCGCACCCGGACCTGGCCCGGACCCGGATGCGGCCGGTGGGCGCGGCCGAGCCGTGGGAGCGCGGGCCGGGGCCGCGCCGGGCCGGAGTCAACGCGTTCGGCTTCGGCGGGATCAACGCCCATGTGGTGCTGGAGGAGGCCCCGACGGCCTCGCGCCCGGCCCCCGCCCCGCGCCAGGCCCCCGCCCCGGCTCCGGCTCCCGCCCCGGCTGCCGCTCCGGTCTCCGGCCCCGGCCGGGTGGCGCCGGGGCGTCGTTTCCTGCCGCTGGGGGACCCGGCCGCGCCGGTCGGTCCGGCCGCGGGGGCCGACGTACTCCTGATCGGTGCGGACACTCCGGCGCAGCTCTCGGCCCGGCTGGCGGCGGCCGCCCCGGTGTCCGGCGGTGACGGGCCCGTCCGGCTCGCGGTGGTCGGGCCCACGCCCCAGCGGCTCGCGCTGGCCGCCAAGGTGGTGGCGCGCGGCCGGCCGTGGCGGGGGCGCGGGGACGTGTGGTTCACCCCGCAGCCGCTGGGCGGGCGCGTGGCCTTCCTCTTTCCCGGCCTGGAGCCGGAGTTCGCGCCCGTGGTGGACGACGTGGCCGCGCGGCTCGCGCTCGCGGCGCCCCGGCTCACCCGCGGCGCCTCGCTCGTGGAGCGGGCCCTCGACGCGATCGCGACGGGCCGCTTCTTCGCCCGCGTCCTGCCCGAACTGGGCATCGGGGCCGATGTGCTGGCGGGTCACAGCCTGGGCGAGTGGGCGGCGATGGTGGCCGCCGGCATGTACCCGCGGGAGGCGGCCGACACCTTCCTCGACTCACTGCGGCCGGGTGATCTCCGGGTCCCGGATCTCGTCTACGCGGCCCTGGGCTGCGGCGCGGCGCGGGCGCGGGCCGCGCTCCACGATCTGGACCGGGTGGTGGTCAGCCACGACAACTGTCCGCACCAGTCGGTGATATGCGGGAATCCTGCGCACGTGGCCGCCGCCGTGGCGCGGTTGCGCGGTGACGGTGTGCTGGGCCAGGAGCTGCCGTTCCGTTCGGGTTTCCACACCCCGATGTGGGAGCCGTATCTGGGGCAGGTGCGCGCCGCCTTCGACCGGCTGCCGCTGCGGCCCGCAGGGCTCCCGGTGTGGTCGGCCACCACGTGCGCGCCGTTCCCGTCGGGACCGCGGGAGGTACGCGACCTGGTCGTACGGCATCTGCTGGAGCCGGTCCGCTTCCGCGAGCTGACGCTGCGGCTGTACGAGGACGAGGGCGTGCGCGCCTTCGTCACGCTCGGCCCGGGAAGCCTGCCGGGCTTCGTCGAGGACACCCTGCGCGAGCGCCCCCACCTCTCGGTCTCCACGTCCTCGCCGCGCCTGCCGGGCCTGGCGGCCCTCCGCCGCACCTGCGCCGCACTCTGGGCCGAGGGGCACGCGCCCCGGTGGGAGCGGCTGGCCGAGGTGGCGGCCGTCGCGGCCCCGGTGCGCTCCCCCGGGCGCGGAATGCCGCTGGACCTCGGGTCCCCGCTGGTCCGCCTCGGCGAGCCGGCCCGGGCCGCACTCGCCGGCCTCCTGGGGACGGCGACGGCGACGGCACCGGACCCGGAACCGGAACCGGCACACCCGGCACCGCCCGGACCCGCGGGCGGCCGGCCCGTGCTGCTGTCCGCCCTGGACGCGGTCCTGGCCGACGCCGGCGCGGCCGCCCGGGCCGTCACCGAGGCCTGGTCGAGGGCAGCACCGGAGGCACCGGCCCCGGCTCCGACCCCGGCGGCCTCGACTCCAACTCCGGCCCCGGCAGCGGGGGATCACACCCTGCGGCTGTCCCTGGCCGCGCTCCCCTGCGTACGGGACCACTGCGTGTACCTCCAGCCCGACGACTGGCCGGAGGACTCCGACCGGTTCCCCGTCGTGCCCATGACCACCATGCTGGAACTGGCGGCCGACGCCGCCCGACGGCACGCCCCGCCCGGACTCGCCGTCATCGGCTACGAGGACGTACGGGCCCTGCGGTGGCTCGCGGTCGAACCGGCCGTCGACGTCGAGGTCACCGTCCGCGGCGACGGGCCCGGCCGGATGCGGGTCGGCCTCGGGGAGTACGCCTCGGTGGTCGTGCTGCTCGGCGAGCGGTACGGGGACCCGCCCGCGCCCGACGGCACGCCGCTGCGCGACCCCGGTCCCGCCCCGGTCAGCGCCGCCGCCCTGTACCGGGACCGGTGGATGTTCCACGGCCCCCGCTTCGCCGGGGTCCACGAGGTGCGCTCCGTCGGCTCGGACGGCATCCACGGGGTCCTGCGGGCCCTGCCCGACCCGGGCGCGCTGCTCGACGCCGCCGGGCAGCTCTTCGGTCACTGGATGCAGCTGCGCCTCCCGGTGGACCGGCTGGTGTTCCCGGCCACCGTGGACCGCATCCGGTTCTACGGCCCGCCGCCGGCCCCGCACGGGCTGATCGCCGCCACCGCCCGGATCCGGGCGGTGCAGGACGTCACCGTGCGCGGCGACATCGAGCTGCGCGGGCCGGGCGGCGCGGTGTGGGCCCGGATCGAGGGGTGGACGTACCGCCGGTTCGGCGCCGACGAGCGGGTCTGGCCGATGAAGTTCACCCCGGAGGTGTGCGGGATCGGCGAGCCCCGGCCCGAGGGCTGGTGCCTGGCCCGGCGACGCTGGAACGATCCCGCCTCGCAGGAGCTGGTGATGCGCCGCTACCTCGGCGCCGCCGAGCGGGCGGCCTACGAGCGGCTCGCGCCGCGCACCCGGGCGCCCTGGCTGCTGGGCCGGATCGCCGCCAAGGACGCGCTGCGGCAGCTGCTGTGGGACGGCGGGGCCGGGCCGGTGTTCCCCGCGGAGGTGCCGATCGGCAACGACCCGGCCGGCCGGCCGCTGGCCGAGTCCCGGCGGACCCGTGGTTTCCGGCTGTCGATCGCCCACAAGGAGCGCGTCGCGGTCGCCCTCGCCCACCCGTCCCGGCCGGTCGGGATCGATGTGGAGCAGGTGACCGCGGACCCGGACGCGCTGATCCGGATCGCCCTCGGGCCGGCCGAACTCCGCCTCGCGGAACGGCTGGCGGCCGAGGGGGGTAGCGGCCTGCCCGCCGCGCTGACCGCCCTCTGGTGTGCCAAGGAGGCCGCCGCCAAGGCGGCCGGGGGCGGGCTGGGCGGCCGGCCGCGGGACTGGCGCGTGGCCGGGGACCCGGATTCCGGCGCGCTGCTCGTGACCTCCCCCGCGGGGGACCCGTACCCGGTCCGCACCACACCGCTCACCGACACCGTGCCCGACCACGTCGTCGCCTGGACCGCTCACCTCGCGGCGCCCCGCCCCGTACCCGTCCCCCTTCCCCTCACGGAGGCCCGTCATGGCAATTGA
- a CDS encoding alkaline phosphatase family protein — MPTLRPSPGARARRGAPWPALVAGIGALGLLGAFTVANSQAAVPGSAAAPTAAAALPAYDHVVVVVYENKQYGEIIGSANAPYINQLANGGASLTGMKALTHPSQPNYFNLFSGATQGITGDGCYTPQSMTAPNLGQELIAAGKSFATYNEDLPAEGSTACTNGQYAQKHNPWFAFKNVPLNTGKTWTQFPQNNFAALPDLSFVVPNQCNDMHSCSVGTGDTWTRNNLDAYAQWAKANNSLLVLTWDEDNYLGSNQIATVFTGAKVKPGTYATAFNHHHLLRTFEDLSGTATHAGNAANVQPITEVFDTSTEPTPTPTPTPTPTPTPTPTPTPTPTAGGLHLANPGPQTCKFNQSCTVQLSATGGRPPVRYAATGLPWGLSVDAGSGRISGKPWGSGTVQITATATDSTGTTVTAAFPLTVNWF; from the coding sequence ATGCCCACCCTTCGACCCTCACCGGGGGCGCGCGCGAGACGCGGGGCCCCCTGGCCGGCGCTGGTGGCCGGGATCGGCGCGCTCGGCCTGCTGGGCGCCTTCACCGTGGCCAACTCCCAGGCCGCCGTGCCCGGTTCCGCCGCCGCGCCGACCGCGGCCGCCGCGCTGCCGGCGTACGACCACGTCGTGGTCGTCGTGTACGAGAACAAGCAGTACGGAGAGATCATCGGCAGCGCGAACGCCCCGTACATCAACCAGCTGGCGAACGGCGGCGCGAGCCTGACCGGGATGAAGGCGCTGACCCACCCCAGCCAGCCGAACTACTTCAACCTCTTCTCCGGCGCCACGCAGGGCATCACCGGCGACGGCTGCTACACCCCGCAGTCGATGACGGCGCCGAACCTCGGCCAGGAGCTGATCGCGGCCGGGAAGAGCTTCGCGACGTACAACGAGGACCTTCCGGCCGAGGGGTCCACGGCGTGCACGAACGGCCAGTACGCGCAGAAGCACAACCCGTGGTTCGCCTTCAAGAACGTGCCGTTGAACACGGGCAAGACCTGGACGCAGTTCCCCCAGAACAACTTCGCGGCGCTGCCGGACCTCTCTTTCGTGGTCCCCAACCAGTGCAACGACATGCACTCGTGCTCGGTGGGCACGGGTGACACCTGGACCCGCAACAACCTCGACGCCTACGCGCAGTGGGCGAAGGCCAACAACAGCCTGCTGGTGCTGACCTGGGACGAGGACAACTACCTGGGGTCGAACCAGATCGCCACCGTCTTCACGGGCGCGAAGGTCAAGCCCGGCACGTACGCCACGGCCTTCAACCACCACCATCTGCTGCGGACCTTCGAGGACCTCTCCGGCACGGCGACGCACGCGGGCAACGCGGCCAACGTCCAGCCGATCACCGAGGTGTTCGACACCTCGACGGAGCCGACACCGACACCGACGCCCACTCCGACGCCCACCCCGACGCCCACCCCGACTCCGACGCCCACGCCGACCGCGGGCGGTCTGCACCTGGCCAACCCCGGTCCGCAGACCTGCAAGTTCAACCAGTCCTGCACCGTCCAGCTCAGCGCCACCGGCGGCAGACCTCCGGTCCGGTACGCGGCCACCGGCCTGCCCTGGGGTCTGAGCGTCGACGCCGGCTCCGGCCGGATCAGCGGAAAACCGTGGGGCAGCGGCACGGTCCAGATCACCGCGACCGCCACCGACTCCACGGGCACCACCGTCACCGCCGCGTTCCCGCTCACCGTCAACTGGTTCTAG